The Notamacropus eugenii isolate mMacEug1 chromosome Y, mMacEug1.pri_v2, whole genome shotgun sequence genome includes a window with the following:
- the LOC140516599 gene encoding uncharacterized protein, which produces MDRRAREGSLGLREVCARADIPAASGAGPWRGRGACSLPRPGCAPEDPMRFSARARSGLPSGALARRGPSPLPPEPGQGPRSGVWSPKPPFQGGRAPFRRGRGPWPARPEAPLSSGAGGGGRAGELRPDLAAGRGYGSRHLPASGFQELSSGGPRRALPVLTQVRGAGFSDRVSRFFSRLVHFGASGAMASVFSRLCRLCFFSRF; this is translated from the exons ATGGACCGCCGCGCTCGAGAAGGTAGCTTGGGGTTGAGGGAGGTGTGCGCACGCGCAGATATCCCTGCGGCTTCCGGCGCGGGCccttggagggggaggggtgcgTGCTCGCTCCCGAGGCCCGGCTGCGCACCCGAAGACCCCATGCGGTTTTCGGCGCGGGCCCGCTCTGGGCTTCCCTCGGGGGCCTTAGCGCGCCGAgggccttctcccctccccccagagccCGGCCAGGGTCCGCGAAGCGGGGTCTGGAGTCCGAAACCGCCCTTCCAGGGCGGTAGGGCCCCGTTCCGCCGGGGGCGCGGGCCGTGGCCAGCACGGCCAGAAGCGCCCCTCAGCTCTGGAGCCGGAG GCGGCGGCCGTGCTGGGGAGCTAAGGCCCGACTTGGCCGCGGGCCGCGGGTATGGAAGCCGCCACCTGCCGGCCTCTGGGTTTCAGGAGCTGTCCTCCGGCGGACCTCGGCGAGCTCTTCCCGTGCTGACCCAGGTGAGGGGCGCGGGCTTCTCTGATCGGGTCTCTCGCTTCTTCTCACGCCTCGTCCACTTTGGGGCCTCGGGTGCCATGGCGTCGGTTTTCTCACGCTTGTGTCGTCTGTGCTTCTTTTCCCGATTTTAG